Proteins from a single region of Buchnera aphidicola (Cinara curvipes):
- the rpsB gene encoding 30S ribosomal protein S2, whose protein sequence is MNINLMKNMIKAGVHFGHQTRYWNPKMKPFIFGIKNKVHIINLEKTLPLFKLAIIALKKIIHNNGKILFVGTKPAASLAIKSIALSCHQFYVNHRWLGGMLTNWKTVRQSISKLKDLERQSTDGTFDKLTKKEVLLRIRLLNKLENSLGGIKNMGSLPDAIFIIDTTHEHIAIQEANHLGIPIFAIVDTNSSPEGVNYIIPGNDDAIRSINLYLSILSDSLSKCYRVKKESNILKKRLQEQ, encoded by the coding sequence ATGAATATTAATTTAATGAAAAATATGATTAAAGCCGGTGTCCATTTTGGACATCAAACACGATATTGGAATCCAAAAATGAAACCTTTCATTTTTGGTATAAAAAATAAAGTACATATTATTAATTTAGAAAAAACATTGCCATTATTTAAATTAGCAATTATAGCTTTAAAAAAAATCATTCATAATAATGGAAAAATTTTATTTGTAGGTACTAAACCTGCAGCTAGTTTAGCTATAAAATCAATTGCTTTATCATGTCATCAGTTCTATGTAAATCATCGTTGGTTAGGTGGAATGTTAACTAATTGGAAAACAGTTAGACAGTCTATCAGCAAATTAAAAGATTTAGAAAGACAATCAACTGATGGTACTTTTGATAAATTAACAAAAAAAGAGGTTTTATTACGTATTAGACTATTAAATAAATTAGAAAATAGTTTAGGTGGAATTAAAAATATGGGTAGTTTACCGGATGCAATTTTTATTATTGATACTACTCATGAACATATAGCAATTCAAGAAGCTAATCATTTAGGAATACCTATATTTGCTATTGTTGATACTAATTCTAGTCCTGAAGGCGTAAATTACATTATACCTGGAAATGATGATGCTATTCGATCAATTAATTTATATTTAAGTATATTATCTGATTCTTTATCAAAATGTTATCGAGTAAAAAAAGAATCTAATATTTTAAAAAAAAGATTACAAGAACAATAA